From Balaenoptera ricei isolate mBalRic1 chromosome 5, mBalRic1.hap2, whole genome shotgun sequence:
AAGAGGACTGCTGGTGTATAAAATGCCTTATATATGCCAATTAAGACTTCTCTTCCATGATCAGCATTTCTACTCCCTCCAAGAAGAGTATCAAAGCCAAAGCAGCAGCAACAGACAAACATGAATATGAAGGGCATGGCTACAGTCCTGGCTGTGATATTCTGTGCTACAATTGTTCAAGGTATATGGTACTTTTTACTTCTCAacctataaatttattttctaatgcttcaaatgtcttttcttccacttttatcCTAAAAGAtacagtaaatttttatttaacctcACACATTAGAAGTTACTATAGGTTTGGCAGAGAATAttggaaatgtttaaaatactaGAGATGATTACTTAAACTAGAGATGATAAATTTAATAGAATTTCTTATTTGGCTGCAAAATCTGGTAAGAGCCTTTAGCAATAGTTTTAAATGTCTGCTAAGAAGATTTTATATGAGATAATGTTATTAGCTTTCTGGAAAAATTCTTGAGCATAAAAGCAAGAGGCAAATAAGCTTGACCTCCAATAAACGTCTTTCATTCTTCCCCTTATTCTTTAATGGTTTGCTTACAAATTTAAAGAGAAGATCATCAACTTCTTACTTAAGCTCCTTTCCCAGTAACAGCAGTGTTGAGTGCTATTTGACAAATTACTATCTTTAGCCTTAATGAAAACCTGGCCCACATTCTTCAATCAAGATTATACATAAATCATAGCTATATGATTGCAATCAGATGTATTAGTAACTGATGCTATGATCTGTTCTAGGCTTCCCCATGTTCAAAGGGGGACGGTGTCTTTGCACAGGCCCTGGAGTAAAAGCAGTGAAAGTGGCAGATATTGAGAAAGTCTCCATAATTTACCCAAGTAATAACTGTGACAAAACAGAAGTGATGTAAGTAATGGACTCACTGAAGATAACAATGGTGGTggcttttttactttgtttttcttatgtttttccaTCCAAAATTTAAGACTGTTTTGGATCTTCCCTTAACAGTATCACCCTGAAAACACATAGAGGACAAAGATGCCTA
This genomic window contains:
- the CXCL11 gene encoding C-X-C motif chemokine 11 isoform X1; translated protein: MNMKGMATVLAVIFCATIVQGFPMFKGGRCLCTGPGVKAVKVADIEKVSIIYPSNNCDKTEVIITLKTHRGQRCLNTKSKQAKVIMKLKE
- the CXCL11 gene encoding C-X-C motif chemokine 11 isoform X2; translated protein: MNMKGMATVLAVIFCATIVQGFPMFKGGRCLCTGPGVKAVKVADIEKVSIIYPSNNCDKTEVIITLKTHRGQRCLNTKSKQAKVIMKKVERMNSSKYQKV